One genomic region from Gossypium hirsutum isolate 1008001.06 chromosome D13, Gossypium_hirsutum_v2.1, whole genome shotgun sequence encodes:
- the LOC107919960 gene encoding uncharacterized protein: MKLSAVFSSSCYSSAIAKNALQPPSLITLPASAFLPPLSRKLSCRHGVSYNRLSFRGNSSFSSTAISSSKSDSQSQGSESFFRDTLRSMETVYLNRNPTAKSILELVSSVDDEQICYDHLAFRTFGVNGYGINSLASLFLDYGYTQKEELRFPAKKLKALWFSPPNSSSQDGGSGVNGPLPRVFISELLVDQLSPRAQEIIRKYTKKSGSGNKYAALASALGSLTWEKPLYSEFQQLAGESEYAAWTLVNGYALNHVTISTHRLKSNLRNIKSLNEFIKKNGFKLNSDGGVLKVSPDGLLLQSSTVADSMPFSFSDGVVESVPCSYIEFAERLVLPQYKNLSESEIKESHRRDGFEVGNADKIFESTSKEQLTRRA, translated from the exons ATGAAACTATCAGCGGTGTTTTCTTCCAGCTGTTACTCATCGGCAATCGCTAAGAACGCCTTGCAACCACCGTCTCTCATTACTCTTCCCGCCTCCGCCTTTTTGCCGCCGCTGTCCCGCAAGCTATCTTGCCGTCACGGCGTTTCCTACAACCGCCTTTCGTTTCGCGGgaattcttcattttcttccaccGCCATATCCTCCTCTAAATCGGACAGTCAATCCCAG GGAAGTGAATCATTTTTCAGGGATACCTTGAGAAGCATGGAAACGGTTTATTTAAATAGAAATCCTACTGCAAAATCCATTTTGGAACTTGTCAGTTCCGTTGATGATGAACAAATTTGCTATGATCATCTGGCTTTCAGGACCTTTGGG GTAAATGGTTATGGGATTAACTCCTTGGCAAGTCTTTTTCTGGATTATGGGTATACCCAAAAGGAGGAACTAAGGTTTCCTGCTAAAAAGTTGAAGGCATTGTGGTTTTCTCCTCCCAATAGTTCTTCTCAAGATGGTGGCAGTGGTGTTAATGGGCCCTTGCCAAGAGTATTTATTTCAGAGCTTCTTGTGGATCAACTTAGCCCCAGAGCACAG GAAATTATTAGAAAATACACCAAAAAATCTGGTAGTGGAAATAAATATGCAGCTCTTGCAAGTGCTCTGGGATCTTTAACATGGGAGAAGCCTTTGTATTCTGAATTTCAACAATTGGCAGG GGAAAGTGAATATGCTGCCTGGACCCTTGTCAATGGGTATGCACTCAATCATGTCACTATTTCCACACATCGGCTGAAATCTAATTTGAGAAATATCAAAAGCCTCAATGAGTTCATCAAAAAGAATGGGTTCAAGTTGAATTCTGATGGTGGAGTTTTAAAAG TGAGTCCAGATGGCCTTCTGCTGCAAAGTTCAACTGTGGCGGATTCAATGCCTTTCAGTTTTTCTGACGGTGTTGTTGAGTCTGTTCCCTGTTCGTACATTGAGTTTGCTGAACGCCTTGTGCTGCCTCAATACAAAAATCTGTCTGAGAGTGAG ATCAAAGAGTCCCACAGGCGAGATGGATTTGAGGTTGGAAACGCTGATAAAATCTTTGAGAGCACATCGAAAGAGCAGCTTACAAGGAGAGCTTGA
- the LOC107919959 gene encoding probable serine/threonine-protein kinase PIX7 isoform X2: MGLGFQEGKVKSWDTCKSKERKKKKNSGKEDLDDEAAVEETGCWVKLRFIGSCISSRSKVDSSVSGTSTNYDSKSAYDTSKDQPAAPVVSSTTTSNAESSSSTSKLEDELKVASRLRKFTFNDLKLATRNFRPESLLGEGGFGCVFKGWIEENGTAPVKPGTGLTVAVKTLNHDGLQGHKEWLAEVNYLGDLIHPNLVKLIGYCIEDDQRLLAYEFMPRGSLENHLFRRSLPLPWSIRMKIALGAAKGLAFLHEEAERPVIYRDFKTSNILLDADYNAKLSDFGLAKDGPEGDKTHVSTRVMGTYGYAAPEYVMTGHLTSRSDVYSFGVVLLEMLTGRRSMDKNRPNGEHNLVEWARPHLGERRRFYRLIDPRLEGHFSIKGAQKAAQLAAHCLSRDPKARPLMSEVVEVLKPLPNLKDMASSSYYFQTMQAERVGSSPLARNGTRAPASSLSRNGHRSLSIPNGSHASPYHHQYPYQSPKPNGC, from the exons ATGGGATTAGGTTTTCAGGAAGGAAAGGTGAAGTCTTGGGATACGTGCAAATCaaaggaaaggaagaagaagaaaaacagtGGAAAAGAAGATCTTGATGATGAAGCTGCTGTGGAAGAAACAGGGTGTTGGGTTAAGTTGAGATTCATTGGAAGCTGCATTTCTTCAAGATCCAAAGTTGATAGTTCTGTTAGTGGGACCAGCACCAATTAtg ATAGCAAATCTGCCTATGATACAAGTAAAGATCAACCGGCAGCTCCAGTTGTCTCATCCACAACCACTAGCAATGCTGAAAGTAGTTCATCTACGTCCAAACTTGAAGATGAGCTTAAAGTTGCATCTCGGTTACGGAAGTTCACATTTAATGATCTAAAGTTGGCAACAAGAAACTTCAGACCTGAGAGTCTTCTTGGTGAAGGTGGTTTTGGATGTGTTTTCAAGGGATGGATTGAAGAAAATGGAACTGCTCCAGTAAAACCAGGAACTGGGCTTACTGTTGCTGTTAAAACACTCAACCATGATGGCCTCCAGGGACATAAAGAATGGCTG GCCGAAGTGAATTATCTCGGTGATCTCATACATCCTAACCTGGTTAAGCTTATTGGTTATTGCATTGAAGATGATCAGAGACTGTTGGCGTATGAGTTTATGCCTCGTGGAAGCTTGGAGAACCACCTCTTCAGAA GATCGTTGCCTCTTCCGTGGTCCATAAGGATGAAAATTGCACTAGGTGCTGCAAAAGGTCTTGCATTTCTCCATGAAGAGGCAGAAAGGCCTGTGATATATCGGGATTTCAAAACCTCCAATATCCTACTAGATGCA GACTATAATGCAAAGCTTTCTGATTTTGGGCTTGCTAAAGATGGTCCCGAGGGAGACAAAACCCATGTATCAACCCGTGTGATGGGAACATATGGCTATGCAGCCCCTGAATATGTAATGACTG GACATCTTACCTCGAGAAGTGACGTCTACAGTTTTGGTGTGGTTCTACTTGAAATGTTGACTGGTAGAAGATCCATGGACAAAAACCGGCCTAATGGAGAACACAATCTTGTGGAATGGGCTCGACCTCATCTTGGTGAGAGAAGAAGATTCTATAGATTGATCGATCCTAGGCTTGAAGGTCACTTCTCTATTAAAGGTGCTCAGAAAGCTGCACAGCTTGCTGCTCACTGTCTAAGCCGTGATCCAAAAGCTAGACCCCTAATGAGTGAAGTGGTGGAAGTATTGAAGCCTCTACCAAATCTCAAGGACATGGCAAGCTCATCATATTATTTCCAGACAATGCAAGCCGAAAGAGTCGGATCCAGTCCACTCGCTAGAAATGGTACCCGAGCTCCAGCCAGCTCACTTTCAAGGAATGGACACAGGAGTCTTTCCATTCCAAATGGTTCCCATGCTTCTCCCTATCACCATCAATATCCTTATCAATCACCAAAACCCAATG GATGTTAG
- the LOC107919959 gene encoding probable serine/threonine-protein kinase PIX7 isoform X1, protein MGLGFQEGKVKSWDTCKSKERKKKKNSGKEDLDDEAAVEETGCWVKLRFIGSCISSRSKVDSSVSGTSTNYDSKSAYDTSKDQPAAPVVSSTTTSNAESSSSTSKLEDELKVASRLRKFTFNDLKLATRNFRPESLLGEGGFGCVFKGWIEENGTAPVKPGTGLTVAVKTLNHDGLQGHKEWLAEVNYLGDLIHPNLVKLIGYCIEDDQRLLAYEFMPRGSLENHLFRRSLPLPWSIRMKIALGAAKGLAFLHEEAERPVIYRDFKTSNILLDADYNAKLSDFGLAKDGPEGDKTHVSTRVMGTYGYAAPEYVMTGHLTSRSDVYSFGVVLLEMLTGRRSMDKNRPNGEHNLVEWARPHLGERRRFYRLIDPRLEGHFSIKGAQKAAQLAAHCLSRDPKARPLMSEVVEVLKPLPNLKDMASSSYYFQTMQAERVGSSPLARNGTRAPASSLSRNGHRSLSIPNGSHASPYHHQYPYQSPKPNGKP, encoded by the exons ATGGGATTAGGTTTTCAGGAAGGAAAGGTGAAGTCTTGGGATACGTGCAAATCaaaggaaaggaagaagaagaaaaacagtGGAAAAGAAGATCTTGATGATGAAGCTGCTGTGGAAGAAACAGGGTGTTGGGTTAAGTTGAGATTCATTGGAAGCTGCATTTCTTCAAGATCCAAAGTTGATAGTTCTGTTAGTGGGACCAGCACCAATTAtg ATAGCAAATCTGCCTATGATACAAGTAAAGATCAACCGGCAGCTCCAGTTGTCTCATCCACAACCACTAGCAATGCTGAAAGTAGTTCATCTACGTCCAAACTTGAAGATGAGCTTAAAGTTGCATCTCGGTTACGGAAGTTCACATTTAATGATCTAAAGTTGGCAACAAGAAACTTCAGACCTGAGAGTCTTCTTGGTGAAGGTGGTTTTGGATGTGTTTTCAAGGGATGGATTGAAGAAAATGGAACTGCTCCAGTAAAACCAGGAACTGGGCTTACTGTTGCTGTTAAAACACTCAACCATGATGGCCTCCAGGGACATAAAGAATGGCTG GCCGAAGTGAATTATCTCGGTGATCTCATACATCCTAACCTGGTTAAGCTTATTGGTTATTGCATTGAAGATGATCAGAGACTGTTGGCGTATGAGTTTATGCCTCGTGGAAGCTTGGAGAACCACCTCTTCAGAA GATCGTTGCCTCTTCCGTGGTCCATAAGGATGAAAATTGCACTAGGTGCTGCAAAAGGTCTTGCATTTCTCCATGAAGAGGCAGAAAGGCCTGTGATATATCGGGATTTCAAAACCTCCAATATCCTACTAGATGCA GACTATAATGCAAAGCTTTCTGATTTTGGGCTTGCTAAAGATGGTCCCGAGGGAGACAAAACCCATGTATCAACCCGTGTGATGGGAACATATGGCTATGCAGCCCCTGAATATGTAATGACTG GACATCTTACCTCGAGAAGTGACGTCTACAGTTTTGGTGTGGTTCTACTTGAAATGTTGACTGGTAGAAGATCCATGGACAAAAACCGGCCTAATGGAGAACACAATCTTGTGGAATGGGCTCGACCTCATCTTGGTGAGAGAAGAAGATTCTATAGATTGATCGATCCTAGGCTTGAAGGTCACTTCTCTATTAAAGGTGCTCAGAAAGCTGCACAGCTTGCTGCTCACTGTCTAAGCCGTGATCCAAAAGCTAGACCCCTAATGAGTGAAGTGGTGGAAGTATTGAAGCCTCTACCAAATCTCAAGGACATGGCAAGCTCATCATATTATTTCCAGACAATGCAAGCCGAAAGAGTCGGATCCAGTCCACTCGCTAGAAATGGTACCCGAGCTCCAGCCAGCTCACTTTCAAGGAATGGACACAGGAGTCTTTCCATTCCAAATGGTTCCCATGCTTCTCCCTATCACCATCAATATCCTTATCAATCACCAAAACCCAATGGTAAACCATAA